In the genome of candidate division WOR-3 bacterium, the window GGCGCCTGGAAAATTGACATGGAAATGTGATATATCGATATTCTACTTTAAAGGCGGAGAAAATTTTCTCCGCCTTTTTTTTTACAGTTCTATGTGGTCTGCCTCAGAAAAATTTCCGTTTTCGTCTATGAGCATAAAAGATATTTTCTTGGCAGAAAACTCAACAATCCCCAGGCTCACGTCCAAAAACTTTTTTGCTTTCATAAGTTCTTCTTCTCTCTGAAAAAAACCCACTGTCAGGTGTTTGCGAAAATCACGGTCGGGGTTGAAATACGAAGGAAAAACTGATGCCAAAGTCCTTCTAATCTCATCCGTCTCGCCTTTGTCTTCTGGTTTGAGCCATAGAACGTATCCACCGTTTGCGAAAAAACCTGTTGAACGGAATTTTATATCAAAAGGAGAAAAACAAGAGATTTTTTCTTCGATAACACTTTTTTTCAACTTCCATTCCATTTCACCCATGAACGGTATGTCGGATATAGTTATATGGGGAGGAAAAGTTCCGAAAAACACGTCGTACATCTTTCTGAAGAGGTTTATTCTTTCAGCTCCTTCGCCTTCGATGATAATCCCGAGCGCGCTGTCACCTTTTTTTAAAGCTCTCATCTGATTTTCAAGAAATCTTCGATAGCTCGTCTGTTGCAATCAAAAGGGATAACCGGAAGATTATCAAAATGAAAAATTTCCGCTTCCTGGGCGTCGTCTCCCGCTCGCAGTCTGCCCCCCTTTATTTTCGCCCAAAACACTGCGACCAAGACATCTCCGTAGAATTTTGAGGGCTGCCTGTAAAGGCCTATCAGTTTTTTCGGTTCGACTGACAATCCCGTCTCTTCTGAGACCTCCCTTTCACAGGTCTCTTCAGGCGTCTCTCCTGATTCCATGAAGCCGGATGGCAAAGCCCAGCGACCTTTTCCAGGTTTGAACTTCCTCTTGACGAGAATAATCCTGTTCTCTACCGTCACTATAGCGGCGCTTGCTGGTATCGGGTTTTTATATTGTATGTACCCGCAACGTCTGCAGCACCGCCTGTAGCTACCCCCAATTTTACTTCTCGACATCTCATTCGAACAGAAAGGGCAAAATTTAAAATCCGCCAAATTTTCAAATCCTTTGTGACAGTCTTTTGTAAAGCTTCTGAAGTTTCAGTTTCTCTTTGTCCCATGAATAATTTTCGTTTTTTTCATCCAGGTTGCGCAACAACTCCCTTCGAAAATCATCATCCGACAACACTTTTTTTATCCCTTTCGCGATGCTTTCCTCGTCTGTTTCGTCCACGCAAACCCCGATTCCCTCATTTGCTATAAGCTCCCTCATTACCGGATGATTAGAACCGACTTGCGGAATTTTCAGGCATGCGTAGTCGAAAACTTTGTTCGCAGACGAAAGCCTGTTGTTTAAGCAATCCCCTGAAATCAAGGACAGCCCGACATCTGCGTCCTCGAGAGAGCAGGCGAGGTTTTCGGGCTCAACCCATCCCCCGAAAACCACATTAGCGCCAAAATTTTTCGCCAGAGCTTCAAACCTCTTTCGTTCTTTTCCTTTCCCATAGATAAAAAGAGAAGCTTGCTCGATTTTCCCGAAAGCCTTGATGACTTGGTCAACTCCCCTGCCTTGAACGAGCGCGCTGTGATAGACAATTTTCGGCGAAGTCCTCTTTCGGGCTATTGAAAAGCCTGACCTGTGAAGTTCACTGGCGTTCATAAGAACTATCGGATCCAATTTTAGTTTTCTGAACCTTCTCAGCATTCTCGATATATGCCGGTTCACGGCGATAATCACATCAGCCCTACTGGCGAAAAAAGATTCGACATTCGACCAAAATATTCTTTTTAAAGTGTTATTTTTCAATTCTTTGACACCCGCAGCGTATTCGTGGCTGTCGTAGACCAAGAGGCATTTTCTCAACCTTGCCAACAAAAACCCGACAGGCAGAGTGTTTACGTCATGACAATGGATCGCCCATGGTCTTATGCTGTAAACGTTACCCAGAACCTTCAGCCAAAAAGCCGCGAATCTAAGAGGAGTAGAAACAAAAACACCTGATTTGACTTCAACAAACCTGCCTTTTTCTGGAATTTTACGTCGCATTTTCTTAAAATACGGGAAGAACACCTCGACATCAAAACCAACTTCGGAAAGAGCGTTCACCTCTCTTATCACTCTTCTGTCTTCGGTGGCGATAGAAAACACAACCATGATGATTTTCTTATTGTTAATCGAATGCAACTTCGTCTCCGGCAAAAAGATTTATTTTGAATTCACGCCTTCCGATTCGCCCGATATCGCCTCTACCCCTTATTACGGGAGTAAAATCGATAGTTTTTGAAAACAGCACCGCTTCTTTAAGGTCTGACCCGGCTCTAAGGGCATTTTTCTCCTCGATCGCTGTCAAGTGTTGTCTGGAAAACAAGTATTCATCTAAATCCGACAAAGTCCCAATCCAAGCTCCCTCTCTCTTTGATTCTTCTATGACCCTTTCATAGATTCTTGAGAAAATTCCATTGAACATTTGGGAAAACATCCTCTGGTGCCAGAGAAGGTTTAAGATACCGCCCTGGCTTTTTATCGAATTGACGTGTTCTTCAGAGTATTTCTCTCCAGCCAAAATTGCCATGTCGGTCAGGGTTATCGGAAATTCCCTTATTTTCAAATACCTTGAAAAACCCGTGTGCCAAGGGTAGTAGTATGAGCAGGAAGGCCTGATAAGTTCCCATTTTCTCGGATGTGCCACGGAAGAATCGTAGGAAAAACCTTCAAGGTCTGCTGTATAAAGAATGTTTTCATCTTCTATGAGATAGTGGTACCTGATTCCTTTGATTTGATTTCCTGACGCCCTTTCGATTATTTTCCTTTCGGTTTTAAGCTTTTCCGGTTTTCTCTTCGACTGCAGACTCGCGTGCAAAGCGATTTCCCAGCCGTCTTTCCTAAGTTCTTCCAAAAAACCGCTCATTTTCTTCAGGTTGTAACGCCTCCCATGTTCGTCTCTTTTCACCGTGAGGAAAAAAAACGTGGACTTGACTCCGATGTTCTGTTCGTAATCCTTAAGCTTTTCAAGGCAATAATAAGGGTCGTCTTTGGGATGGAGCAAAAAATAAACCGCCCTTTTAAAATTATAGTCATGGGTTTTCCGAATGATGTTCCTGATAAAATTAGTCAAAGAAAAAAATCTGGTCCTGTCGACATCGTGAGTCAGGACGACCGCGTAGGGCGATTTAAGAGGCCATCTCGATACAAAAAGAGCCTTTTCAGGAAAATTTTCGGATATGATTTTCGAAATATTGTCAGCGAAGTTCTCTAAAAAATAGCCGGAATCCATACTTCTCCCCTGGAATCCTTCAAAGACAGAATTGAGAGCGCTCGAGTCAATAGCCATGGCTTTCTCTCTCATAACCTTGTTGGCGCCTTCCGTGAAAACGACGTCACACGGCAGCTTTTGGACAAATCGGAAAACGATTCCGGACAATTCCAGCGCTGTTTTTACCAGGCCTTTCAATTCCGGTTTTCTTTTCAGCGAAAGAGACGGATCGAATATTTTTATTATCTCCAAAGCCTGGAATACCTGTTCAGTTTCAGACCGAAACCGGCTTTGAAAAGTGAAATAGATCTGGTGTTGGCGCCGCAGAGGTCGAATTTTCTGCCTTTTGATACTTCTTCGAATATGGACCTTTGTAAAAGCATGGCGTTCGCACCAATTTCCAGACCGCTTTGAGAGGAACCCGCAATCCAGTCATAGCTCTTTTCACTGCCTGTCAAAGACGCCCTGAAAGCTATAGGCCTGCCGTTGGGGTCCGTGGCGGTTCTTAATTTCAGAACAGATAGCTCTTCGGCTTTTCTCGCCATTTCGATGATGTATTTTTTGTCGTAAGGGGGTTTTCTCCCGTGTCTTTTGTACGATGAAAAAAGCAGTTCGACCAGTTCTTCTTTGTCTTCCCAATCCTCAAAAAACCGCGCTTCATTCTCCGCCTTTTTTATCTGCTTTAACTCTTCTCTTTCAATAGACGCCTTATCCCAATCCAGAGAAGCCACGTATGTGTATAGGATTTCAGCTTTAAACCCGCACCAGATAAACGGCCTGACGTCAAAAATATCTGGGGATGCCAATATGACGGTTTTTTTCGGCAAAATCTCAGAAATTTTTTCTACGGCACAGAGATAGTGCCTTTCAAAACTTTTTCCTGTATTTTCTCCCTCTACAGAGACAACACAGCTATAAGGCAAAGTTGGAACAGCAGTCATTTTCTGACCTTTGGAAAACGTGTAAAAAAGAATTTCAATTTTTTGTGTCTTGGCGCTGAAAAAACCTGTTTTACAGCCCAAGAGTTCGCCTGCCCTTCTGACAAGCTCACGATGAAAAATACCTTCTTCAGGAAACTTTTCAAAACAATCAGAAATAATTTCAACTTTCATGACAAATGCAATTATAATAACCTTCGATGAATCTGAAAACACTTCTTAGACATATATTCATATATTCAGCCGGAGCTGTATTTTACCAGATAGTAAACATACTGTCAGTAAAAACGTACACAAACATTTTCACCCTTGAAGAATACGGAATTA includes:
- a CDS encoding 2'-5' RNA ligase family protein yields the protein MRALKKGDSALGIIIEGEGAERINLFRKMYDVFFGTFPPHITISDIPFMGEMEWKLKKSVIEEKISCFSPFDIKFRSTGFFANGGYVLWLKPEDKGETDEIRRTLASVFPSYFNPDRDFRKHLTVGFFQREEELMKAKKFLDVSLGIVEFSAKKISFMLIDENGNFSEADHIEL
- a CDS encoding NUDIX hydrolase, which produces MSRSKIGGSYRRCCRRCGYIQYKNPIPASAAIVTVENRIILVKRKFKPGKGRWALPSGFMESGETPEETCEREVSEETGLSVEPKKLIGLYRQPSKFYGDVLVAVFWAKIKGGRLRAGDDAQEAEIFHFDNLPVIPFDCNRRAIEDFLKIR
- a CDS encoding glycosyltransferase family 4 protein gives rise to the protein MHSINNKKIIMVVFSIATEDRRVIREVNALSEVGFDVEVFFPYFKKMRRKIPEKGRFVEVKSGVFVSTPLRFAAFWLKVLGNVYSIRPWAIHCHDVNTLPVGFLLARLRKCLLVYDSHEYAAGVKELKNNTLKRIFWSNVESFFASRADVIIAVNRHISRMLRRFRKLKLDPIVLMNASELHRSGFSIARKRTSPKIVYHSALVQGRGVDQVIKAFGKIEQASLFIYGKGKERKRFEALAKNFGANVVFGGWVEPENLACSLEDADVGLSLISGDCLNNRLSSANKVFDYACLKIPQVGSNHPVMRELIANEGIGVCVDETDEESIAKGIKKVLSDDDFRRELLRNLDEKNENYSWDKEKLKLQKLYKRLSQRI
- a CDS encoding GNAT family N-acetyltransferase; its protein translation is MKVEIISDCFEKFPEEGIFHRELVRRAGELLGCKTGFFSAKTQKIEILFYTFSKGQKMTAVPTLPYSCVVSVEGENTGKSFERHYLCAVEKISEILPKKTVILASPDIFDVRPFIWCGFKAEILYTYVASLDWDKASIEREELKQIKKAENEARFFEDWEDKEELVELLFSSYKRHGRKPPYDKKYIIEMARKAEELSVLKLRTATDPNGRPIAFRASLTGSEKSYDWIAGSSQSGLEIGANAMLLQRSIFEEVSKGRKFDLCGANTRSISLFKAGFGLKLNRYSRLWR